One window of the Candidozyma auris chromosome 6, complete sequence genome contains the following:
- the LYS9 gene encoding saccharopine dehydrogenase (NADP+, L-glutamate-forming) translates to MVQKVLLLGSGFVAKPTVDILSADKNIEVTVACRTLEKAKQLAGSVANAISLDVNDEKALSDSVAQFDLVISLIPYIYHHLVVKAAIAHKKHVVTTSYINPKLKELEPQIKEAGITVMNEIGLDPGIDHLYAVKTIEEVHQAGGKIKSFLSYCGGLPAPEASGNPLGYKFSWSSRGVLLALTNFAKYWQDGKVVDVKSEDLMATAKPYFIYPGFAFVCYPNRDSTTYKELYNIPEAETVIRGTLRYQGFPEFIKVLVDLGFLKETEHPAFQKAQSWKDALAQLIGANSSNESDIVAKISSLATFKSEEDKERIISGFKWLGLLSDKQTTPRKNPLDTLCATLEELCQYEEGERDMVCLQHKFGIEWADGTQETRTSTLVDYGDPKGYSSMAKLVGVPCAIAVQQIFDGTLSKRGLLAPMSGDINEPIMKALKDKYGIYLVEKTVA, encoded by the coding sequence ATGGTTCaaaaagttcttctcttggGCTCAGGCTTCGTCGCCAAGCCAACCGTCGACATTCTTTCTGCTGACAAAAACATAGAGGTCACTGTCGCCTGCAGAACTTTGGAGAAGGCTAAGCAATTGGCTGGCTCCGTTGCAAACGCAATTTCCTTGGATGTCAACGACGAAAAGGCATTGTCTGATTCTGTTGCTCAATTTGACTTGGTCATCTCGTTGATCCCATACATTTACCACCACTTGGTTGTGAAGGCTGCCATTGCCCACAAGAAGCACGTGGTTACCACCTCCTACATCAACcccaagttgaaggagttggagcCTCAGATCAAGGAGGCTGGTATCACAGTGATGAACGAGATTGGCTTGGACCCAGGTATCGATCACTTGTACGCTGTCAAGACTATTGAGGAGGTGCATCAGGCTGGCGGTAAgatcaagtccttcttgtcctACTGCGGTGGTTTGCCTGCTCCAGAGGCCTCTGGTAACCCATTGGGCTACAAGTTTTCTTGGTCTTCTCGTGGTGTTTTGTTGGCATTGACCAACTTTGCCAAGTACTGGCAAGATGGCAAAGTCGTGGACGTGAAGTCTGAGGACTTGATGGCCACCGCTAAGCCATACTTCATCTACCCCGGTTTCGCTTTCGTCTGCTACCCTAACAGAGACTCCACCACCTATAAAGAGTTGTACAACATTCCAGAAGCTGAGACTGTCATCAGAGGTACTTTGAGATACCAGGGTTTCCcagagttcatcaaggtgCTCGTTGATTTGggcttcttgaaggagaccGAACACCCTGCTTTCCAGAAGGCCCAGTCATGGAAGGATGCCTTGGCCCAATTGATTGGTGCCAACTCCTCTAACGAGAGTGATATTGTTGCCAAGATTTCTCTGTTGGCCACTTTCAAGAGCGAGGAGGACAAGGAGAGAATCATTTCTGGTTTCAAGTGGTTGGGTCTTTTGTCGGACAAACAAACCACACCAAGAAAGAACCCATTGGACACCTTGTGTGCCactttggaagaattgtgTCAGTATGAAGAGGGAGAGAGAGATATGGTGTGCTTGCAGCACAAGTTTGGTATTGAATGGGCTGATGGTACCCAAGAAACAAGAACCTCTACATTGGTCGACTACGGTGATCCAAAAGGCTACTCCTCCATGGCTAAGTTGGTGGGTGTTCCTTGTGCTATTGCTGTTCAGCAGATCTTTGACGGTACTTTGTCTAAGAGAGGTTTGTTGGCACCAATGAGCGGCGACATCAACGAACCTATTATGAAGGCCTTGAAGGACAAATACGGTATTTACTTGGTCGAGAAGACTGTCGCCTAA